A window of the Cystobacter fuscus genome harbors these coding sequences:
- a CDS encoding dienelactone hydrolase family protein, with protein MAKQAKLTTADGAEVAGYLKAAEESTSRGAVILIHEFWGLTDQVRGMADRLAREGFTVFAQDLYGGKVTKDPAEATRLMNALDMKRAAQEISHAAEALRHRAPGTKVAVLGFCMGGALTLAAAATDGQLAAAIPFYGIPPESVADVKKIRCPVQGHFANHDDWCSPDRVNALEKTLKGAGIPAELHRYDASHAFCNEQRPEVYSPKNAELAWKRSVEFLRAHLG; from the coding sequence ATGGCGAAGCAAGCGAAGCTGACCACGGCGGATGGCGCGGAAGTCGCGGGCTACTTGAAGGCGGCCGAGGAAAGTACCAGCCGGGGAGCGGTCATCCTCATCCATGAGTTCTGGGGCCTCACGGACCAGGTGCGCGGCATGGCGGATCGTCTGGCGCGCGAGGGCTTCACCGTGTTTGCGCAGGATCTCTACGGCGGCAAGGTGACGAAGGATCCCGCCGAGGCCACCAGGCTGATGAACGCCCTGGACATGAAGCGGGCCGCCCAGGAGATCTCCCACGCGGCGGAGGCCCTGCGCCATCGTGCTCCCGGAACCAAGGTGGCGGTGCTCGGCTTCTGCATGGGCGGCGCCCTGACGCTCGCGGCCGCGGCGACGGATGGGCAGCTCGCCGCCGCCATCCCCTTCTATGGGATTCCCCCCGAGTCGGTCGCCGACGTGAAGAAGATCCGCTGCCCGGTGCAGGGGCACTTCGCCAACCACGATGACTGGTGCTCGCCAGACCGGGTGAACGCGCTGGAGAAGACGTTGAAGGGCGCGGGCATCCCCGCCGAGCTCCACCGCTACGACGCGAGCCACGCCTTCTGCAACGAGCAGCGGCCCGAGGTCTACTCGCCCAAGAACGCCGAGCTGGCCTGGAAACGGTCCGTGGAATTCCTCCGCGCCCACCTGGGCTGA
- a CDS encoding thioredoxin family protein, producing the protein MRLPIFCLLAVGVWGCATERSASVSEPPAAHASGALPFIENDYPRALAEARERGLPLFVDTWAPWCHTCRSMRAYVFTDAALARHAGRFVWLEVDTDLPSSAAFLEKYPVEFWPTFFILDPKEEKALVRFAGSATVAQLEKLFEDGERAYRGAAQGPEALLARGDALYGEGKSAEAADVLAQALAEAPADWSRRGRALESLLVAQYGAKRHEACARTALAELPKVPPSASWANAAGLGLSCALQVPPETPGAKELTAALEEKGRQALSPELAMPADDRSGVYELLVEARKHVGDEAGAKALAGQWLSFLEGEAARAPTPDARSVFDSHRMSAALVLDDPMRAVPTIEQSERDLPNDYNPPARLANLYRRLNRLDDALAASTRALAKVQGGRRLRVLSERAEIHLARGERDEAARTLEDALAYAKSLSSVQASPRTVASLEKKLAEVKGQRAP; encoded by the coding sequence ATGCGACTGCCCATCTTCTGTCTGCTCGCCGTCGGGGTGTGGGGGTGCGCCACGGAGCGAAGTGCGTCCGTGTCCGAGCCACCCGCCGCGCACGCCTCAGGTGCCTTGCCGTTCATCGAGAATGATTACCCACGCGCCCTCGCGGAGGCCAGGGAGCGAGGTCTGCCCCTGTTCGTCGATACCTGGGCTCCGTGGTGTCACACCTGTCGCTCGATGCGAGCCTATGTCTTCACGGACGCGGCGCTCGCGCGGCATGCGGGCCGCTTCGTCTGGCTCGAGGTGGACACGGATCTGCCCTCCAGCGCGGCCTTCCTGGAGAAGTACCCCGTGGAGTTCTGGCCCACCTTCTTCATCCTCGATCCCAAGGAGGAGAAGGCGCTCGTGCGCTTCGCGGGCAGCGCCACCGTGGCGCAGTTGGAGAAGCTCTTCGAGGATGGGGAGCGCGCGTACCGGGGCGCGGCCCAGGGGCCCGAGGCCCTGCTCGCCCGAGGCGACGCGCTCTATGGCGAGGGCAAATCGGCCGAGGCGGCGGACGTGCTCGCCCAGGCGCTCGCCGAGGCCCCCGCGGACTGGTCCCGTCGTGGGCGCGCGTTGGAGTCGCTCCTCGTCGCGCAGTACGGCGCGAAACGTCATGAGGCGTGCGCGCGCACGGCGCTGGCGGAACTGCCCAAGGTGCCCCCGTCGGCCTCGTGGGCGAACGCCGCGGGCCTGGGCCTGTCGTGTGCCCTCCAGGTGCCACCGGAGACTCCGGGAGCCAAGGAGCTGACGGCCGCGCTGGAGGAGAAGGGGCGTCAGGCACTGTCTCCGGAGCTCGCGATGCCGGCGGATGACCGCTCGGGGGTGTACGAGCTGCTCGTCGAGGCGCGCAAGCACGTGGGGGATGAGGCCGGGGCGAAGGCGCTCGCCGGACAGTGGCTGTCGTTCCTCGAGGGCGAGGCCGCCCGCGCGCCCACGCCCGATGCGCGCTCCGTGTTCGACTCGCACCGCATGTCGGCGGCGTTGGTGCTGGATGATCCGATGCGCGCGGTGCCGACCATCGAGCAGAGTGAGCGGGATCTCCCCAATGACTACAACCCGCCCGCGCGCCTGGCCAATCTCTACCGGCGGTTGAACCGGCTGGACGATGCGCTGGCCGCGAGCACCCGGGCCCTGGCGAAGGTGCAGGGAGGCCGGCGGCTGCGGGTGCTCTCGGAGCGGGCGGAGATCCACCTCGCCCGGGGAGAGCGCGACGAGGCGGCCCGGACGCTGGAGGACGCGCTCGCCTATGCGAAGTCACTCTCCTCGGTGCAGGCCTCGCCGCGCACGGTGGCCTCGCTGGAGAAGAAGCTGGCCGAGGTGAAGGGGCAGCGCGCGCCGTAG
- a CDS encoding GMC family oxidoreductase produces the protein MSVTLARSFDYVIVGGGTAGCVLARRLVEGTDATVLLLEAGGSDEGIASLSDPLRWIENIGSSHAQNYFYEPSPHVAHRSILLSRGRVLGGSGSTNALIWARGNRADYDGWAEAGNVGWDYDSVLPLFKKSEDWEDGASDLRGAGGPIRVERARNLHPVAAALIDAGGSYGMPYLDDVNVPHPEGVGPINMNVRGGERCGTSRAYLRPVMHDAKLTVLTGAQVLSLTFSGTRCTGLEFLREGERRSIGASQEVILCAGAIDTPRLLMLSGIGPSEELERLGIPVVAALPGVGRNLQEHVIVAGLCFEAKHSLMPLNNNLVGSTFHWKSRSELRVPDLMFVSVQIPYVSAEIGARYPIPANTFCIAPGLVRVQSRGYLRMKTARHDGPLEIQPNLLSEQADVDALLTGLELGLDIASQPAFRELTRSWVAPTKRMSREESVAFLRQACSPYFHPVGTCAMGSGEDAVVDARLRVHGIEGLRISDASIMPTIPSAGTHAPSVMIGEFASRLLVGG, from the coding sequence ATGTCGGTCACGCTCGCCAGGAGTTTCGATTATGTGATCGTGGGTGGGGGAACGGCGGGCTGTGTCCTCGCGCGCCGCCTGGTGGAAGGCACCGACGCGACCGTGCTCCTGCTCGAGGCGGGTGGGTCGGACGAAGGTATCGCGAGCCTCTCGGATCCCCTGCGGTGGATCGAGAACATCGGCTCGTCCCACGCCCAGAACTACTTCTACGAGCCGAGCCCGCATGTCGCTCACCGCTCCATCCTCTTGTCGCGCGGCAGGGTGCTGGGCGGTTCGGGCAGCACCAATGCGTTGATCTGGGCCCGTGGGAACAGGGCCGACTACGATGGCTGGGCGGAGGCCGGGAATGTCGGCTGGGACTACGACTCCGTGCTGCCCCTGTTCAAGAAGTCGGAGGACTGGGAGGACGGGGCCAGCGACCTGCGTGGCGCGGGCGGTCCGATTCGGGTCGAGCGCGCCAGGAATCTCCACCCGGTGGCCGCCGCGCTCATCGACGCCGGTGGCTCCTACGGGATGCCGTACCTCGACGACGTGAACGTGCCCCACCCCGAGGGGGTGGGACCCATCAACATGAACGTTCGCGGGGGGGAGCGCTGCGGCACGTCGCGCGCCTATCTGCGGCCGGTGATGCACGACGCGAAGCTGACGGTGCTGACCGGGGCGCAGGTGCTCTCGTTGACCTTCTCCGGCACGCGCTGCACCGGGCTCGAGTTCCTGCGGGAGGGCGAGCGGCGGTCCATCGGTGCCTCCCAGGAGGTGATCCTCTGTGCTGGAGCGATCGACACCCCACGCCTCCTCATGCTGTCGGGAATCGGCCCGTCGGAGGAACTCGAGCGGCTCGGCATCCCGGTCGTGGCCGCGCTGCCGGGAGTGGGGCGGAACCTCCAGGAACACGTCATCGTGGCCGGGCTCTGCTTCGAGGCGAAGCACTCGCTGATGCCGCTGAACAACAACCTCGTGGGCAGCACCTTCCATTGGAAGAGCCGCTCCGAGCTGCGCGTGCCGGACCTGATGTTCGTGTCCGTTCAAATCCCCTATGTCTCGGCCGAGATCGGCGCCCGGTACCCGATTCCCGCGAACACCTTCTGCATCGCGCCGGGCCTGGTCCGGGTCCAGAGCCGGGGCTACCTGCGCATGAAGACCGCACGGCACGATGGCCCGCTCGAGATCCAACCCAACCTCCTGTCGGAACAGGCCGATGTCGATGCCTTGTTGACGGGGCTCGAGCTCGGGCTCGACATCGCGTCGCAGCCGGCGTTCCGTGAGTTGACCAGGAGCTGGGTCGCCCCGACGAAGCGCATGAGCCGGGAGGAGTCGGTGGCCTTCCTTCGTCAGGCGTGCTCTCCCTATTTCCATCCCGTGGGCACCTGCGCCATGGGCTCGGGCGAGGACGCGGTGGTGGATGCTCGACTGCGCGTCCACGGCATCGAGGGGCTGCGGATCTCGGACGCGTCGATCATGCCGACGATTCCCTCGGCGGGGACTCACGCGCCGTCCGTGATGATCGGCGAGTTCGCGTCTCGACTGCTGGTGGGCGGCTGA
- a CDS encoding right-handed parallel beta-helix repeat-containing protein, with product MRVRWLQSVVSSVVLVGVVACGSREPAPVTEPSAPELPSSTTSSPSPSGDVSAPAPTAPATPGAPASPSAPPAPTTDSASSPPPSPPEFSRILWVSPSGKDSAAGTESAPLRTVEKAQSLLQPGEAIFLKSGTYTERLLLDARDGSSGRYLTVKAAPGAKPVFKGGTGSRTPMLEVSRAYWRVEGITFDAAGDKAFAAYWRGEGAHHGILRGCTLKNGTDGAGVFVAGKARDVLIEGNTISNFQRSGADSHGVCVQTNSKNVTVRANDIHHNSGDGVQCLSSEGGSTEEGTPFDNLLVEDNDLHENRENGADIKTCTRVTLRGNRIWGHRRSSTSGGEGVVVHMSARDVTIEDNEVRDNGRGIQIGGVRQGAPPTHIVLRRNRVFDGVNSDGSEGSGIRIDTASDVKVLHNTVWNMPTYGLVVGKGESGASEDVEVRNNILGACAALAVRVGTEWNGLSFDGNLYSPLGDAPTFRKDSRDQDLATWQESTGWDAHSVEKAPGFVDAEAGDFWLASSSPARDAGLAVGEDWCGRAPDMGARESDCP from the coding sequence ATGCGCGTCCGCTGGCTGCAGTCCGTCGTCTCTTCCGTGGTGCTGGTAGGGGTTGTCGCTTGTGGCTCTCGAGAACCCGCTCCGGTCACGGAACCTTCCGCTCCGGAGCTGCCCTCCTCGACGACGTCCTCTCCATCCCCCTCCGGGGACGTCTCCGCGCCGGCTCCCACCGCTCCGGCAACGCCTGGCGCGCCGGCATCTCCCTCCGCTCCTCCCGCGCCCACGACGGATTCGGCCTCATCCCCGCCGCCTTCTCCCCCGGAGTTCTCCCGCATCCTGTGGGTGTCCCCCAGTGGCAAGGATTCCGCCGCGGGCACGGAGTCGGCGCCCTTGCGCACGGTGGAGAAGGCACAATCGCTGCTCCAGCCGGGTGAGGCCATCTTCCTCAAATCCGGCACGTACACGGAGCGGCTGCTGCTCGATGCCCGGGATGGTTCCTCCGGGCGCTATCTCACGGTCAAGGCCGCGCCCGGCGCGAAGCCTGTCTTCAAGGGGGGCACGGGGAGCCGCACGCCGATGTTGGAGGTGAGCCGGGCCTACTGGCGCGTCGAGGGCATTACCTTCGACGCGGCGGGGGACAAGGCCTTCGCGGCGTACTGGCGCGGCGAGGGCGCGCATCACGGCATTCTTCGTGGCTGCACGCTCAAGAACGGGACGGATGGGGCGGGCGTCTTCGTCGCCGGCAAGGCCCGGGACGTGCTCATCGAGGGCAATACCATCTCGAACTTCCAGCGCTCCGGAGCGGACAGCCACGGCGTGTGCGTGCAGACCAACTCCAAGAACGTGACCGTGCGCGCCAACGACATCCACCACAACTCCGGCGATGGTGTGCAGTGCCTGAGTTCCGAGGGCGGTTCCACCGAGGAGGGCACCCCGTTCGACAACCTGCTCGTCGAGGACAATGATCTTCACGAGAACCGGGAGAATGGCGCGGACATCAAGACGTGCACCCGCGTGACGCTCCGGGGCAACCGCATCTGGGGCCATCGCCGCTCCTCCACCTCGGGCGGGGAGGGCGTGGTGGTGCACATGTCCGCGCGCGACGTCACGATCGAGGACAACGAGGTGCGCGACAACGGCCGGGGCATCCAGATTGGCGGCGTCCGACAGGGCGCTCCGCCCACCCACATCGTCCTGCGGCGCAACCGCGTGTTCGACGGAGTCAACTCGGACGGCAGCGAGGGCTCGGGCATTCGCATCGACACCGCCAGCGACGTGAAGGTGCTGCACAACACCGTGTGGAACATGCCCACCTATGGACTGGTCGTGGGCAAGGGGGAGTCGGGCGCGAGCGAGGACGTGGAGGTGCGCAACAACATCCTCGGGGCCTGCGCGGCCCTGGCGGTGCGGGTCGGCACGGAATGGAACGGCCTGTCCTTCGACGGCAACCTCTACTCCCCACTCGGGGACGCGCCCACCTTCCGCAAGGACTCCCGCGACCAGGATCTCGCCACCTGGCAGGAGAGCACGGGCTGGGACGCCCATTCCGTGGAGAAGGCTCCGGGATTCGTGGACGCCGAGGCGGGGGACTTCTGGTTGGCTTCCTCCTCGCCCGCCCGCGACGCCGGCCTGGCGGTGGGGGAGGACTGGTGTGGCCGGGCTCCGGACATGGGGGCGCGGGAGTCTGACTGCCCCTGA
- a CDS encoding metallophosphoesterase: protein MSTPRLEAALALATSVAQQGPHSTPPDGKPRLHHFAIGDPQADITRFLAVLDRHGLLGMDGRLLPEVQLISVGDHFDWGKSTERDAVATSALRLIAWMAAHPADQAVLLLGNHDLGRVGELAGFTDARFAAAQEEADGIYRGGDVDEARERDFLARHPELPNVELVARDFGTFREEQRRWVDYLLRARRFRVAHAAAERMLVLHAGVTREDLHAVGMSESLHSHAPTVVETLNQALDSAVAAWTRGPLHIPGLYRPGDATYGEGRGIFYHRPSLSPEDTLHRDATPRRRFDPRRLPLGLTQVVGHTRDKRCRELLVLPHDPSHDGVLRYLVTDGTTIDYRPGTPRASHPGEAVLLFTDGGMRESPLESFQLLDLDTRGPATPMQGTARGEVQ, encoded by the coding sequence GTGAGCACACCCCGCCTCGAGGCCGCCCTCGCCCTCGCCACTTCCGTCGCCCAGCAGGGCCCCCATTCGACGCCGCCCGACGGGAAACCCCGCCTCCACCACTTCGCCATCGGCGATCCCCAGGCGGACATCACCCGCTTCCTCGCCGTGCTGGATCGGCATGGGTTGCTCGGCATGGACGGCCGCCTGCTCCCTGAAGTCCAGCTCATCTCGGTGGGAGATCACTTCGACTGGGGCAAGTCCACCGAGCGCGACGCCGTGGCCACGAGCGCCCTCCGGCTGATCGCGTGGATGGCCGCGCACCCGGCGGATCAAGCGGTGCTTCTGCTGGGCAACCACGACCTGGGCCGAGTGGGCGAGCTGGCCGGCTTCACCGACGCGCGCTTCGCCGCCGCCCAGGAGGAAGCGGACGGCATCTACCGGGGAGGTGACGTCGACGAGGCGCGGGAGCGCGACTTCCTCGCCCGCCACCCCGAGCTCCCCAACGTCGAGCTGGTGGCACGCGACTTCGGCACCTTCCGTGAGGAGCAACGCCGCTGGGTCGACTACCTGTTGCGCGCCCGGCGCTTCCGGGTGGCCCATGCCGCGGCGGAGCGGATGCTCGTCCTGCACGCGGGAGTGACTCGCGAGGATCTGCACGCGGTGGGGATGTCCGAATCCCTCCACTCGCACGCCCCCACCGTGGTGGAGACCCTCAACCAGGCGCTCGACTCCGCCGTGGCCGCCTGGACGCGGGGACCCTTGCACATCCCCGGGCTGTACCGGCCCGGCGACGCCACGTACGGCGAGGGCCGGGGCATCTTCTACCACCGTCCAAGTCTGAGCCCCGAGGACACCCTCCACCGCGACGCCACCCCGCGCCGACGCTTCGATCCCCGCCGACTGCCCCTCGGCCTCACCCAGGTCGTGGGCCACACCCGGGACAAGCGCTGCCGGGAGTTGCTCGTGCTGCCTCACGACCCCTCCCATGACGGCGTGCTGCGCTACCTCGTCACCGATGGCACCACCATCGACTACCGACCCGGCACACCGCGCGCCTCCCACCCGGGCGAGGCCGTGCTCCTCTTCACCGATGGGGGAATGCGTGAGTCGCCGTTGGAGTCCTTCCAGCTACTCGACCTCGATACCCGGGGTCCAGCAACGCCCATGCAGGGCACCGCACGGGGAGAGGTGCAATGA
- a CDS encoding sigma-54-dependent transcriptional regulator: MSGRVLLVDDDPSMLELLQARLTRRGFSVTSVTQPETAVPLVLEQPFDVVLTDLNMQGMSGTQLCERVVANLPDLPVVVVTAFGSMETAVAAIRAGAYDFITKPVEMDALVHTLTRAVQHSQLKGEVVRLKKMVTGSQSLGGLLGSSPPMLKVYDLITRVADSDATIIIHGESGTGKELVARALHDKSRRASGPFVAVNCAAMPEALLESELFGHAKGAFTDAKTARAGLFAQAHGGTLLLDEVGEMPLGLQPKLLRALQERRVRPVGGNHEVPFDVRVVAATHRDLEGMVEEQRFREDLYYRLNVVQLELPPLRARGGDCLLLAQHFIEHFAARANKRVTGINEAVAERLMSYSWPGNVRELRNCIERAVAVTLTERLAVDDLPEKIRAYRASQVVVASLDASELTTLEEVERRYILRVMEEVKGNKSLAAQILGLDRKTLYRKLDRFKEGTGE; encoded by the coding sequence ATGAGCGGCCGAGTCCTCCTTGTCGATGACGACCCGAGCATGCTGGAGCTGCTGCAGGCGCGCCTCACCCGCCGCGGCTTCTCCGTCACCTCCGTCACCCAGCCGGAAACAGCCGTGCCCCTGGTGCTCGAGCAACCCTTCGACGTGGTGCTCACGGACCTGAACATGCAGGGCATGAGCGGCACGCAGTTGTGTGAGCGCGTCGTGGCCAACCTGCCGGACCTCCCCGTGGTGGTGGTGACGGCCTTTGGCAGCATGGAGACGGCCGTGGCCGCCATCCGCGCCGGCGCCTACGACTTCATCACCAAGCCGGTGGAGATGGACGCGCTGGTGCACACCCTCACGCGCGCCGTGCAGCACTCCCAGCTCAAGGGCGAGGTGGTCCGGCTGAAGAAGATGGTCACCGGGTCGCAGAGCCTGGGCGGCCTGCTCGGCTCCAGCCCGCCGATGCTCAAGGTGTACGATCTCATCACCCGTGTCGCGGACTCGGACGCCACCATCATCATCCACGGCGAGAGCGGCACGGGAAAGGAGCTGGTCGCCCGGGCCCTGCATGACAAGAGCCGGCGGGCCTCGGGTCCCTTCGTGGCCGTCAACTGCGCGGCCATGCCCGAGGCGCTGCTCGAAAGCGAGCTGTTCGGTCACGCCAAGGGCGCCTTCACCGACGCCAAGACGGCCCGCGCGGGCCTCTTCGCCCAGGCGCACGGGGGTACGCTCCTGCTCGACGAGGTGGGGGAGATGCCCCTGGGGCTCCAGCCCAAGCTGCTGCGCGCCCTCCAGGAGCGCCGGGTGCGCCCGGTGGGCGGCAACCACGAGGTGCCCTTCGACGTACGCGTGGTGGCCGCCACCCACCGGGACCTGGAGGGCATGGTGGAGGAGCAGCGCTTCCGCGAGGACCTCTACTACCGCCTCAACGTCGTGCAGTTGGAGCTGCCGCCCCTGCGCGCGCGCGGCGGCGACTGCCTGCTCCTGGCCCAGCACTTCATCGAGCACTTCGCCGCGCGCGCGAACAAGCGGGTGACGGGCATCAACGAAGCCGTGGCCGAGCGGTTGATGAGCTACAGCTGGCCCGGCAACGTGCGCGAGCTGCGCAACTGCATCGAGCGCGCGGTGGCCGTCACCCTCACCGAGCGCCTCGCCGTGGACGATCTGCCGGAGAAGATCCGCGCCTACCGCGCCTCGCAGGTGGTGGTGGCGAGCCTGGACGCCTCCGAGCTGACCACGCTGGAGGAGGTCGAGCGGCGCTACATCCTGCGCGTCATGGAGGAGGTGAAGGGCAACAAGTCACTCGCGGCACAGATTCTCGGCCTGGACCGCAAGACGCTCTATCGCAAGCTCGACCGTTTCAAGGAGGGTACGGGAGAGTAG
- a CDS encoding PAS domain S-box protein — translation MSVSESSPGVILVPAVLATREPLRQAVARAGFQCVEAPEQASLVLADLTLPEAHAALTALIATPVGAALSVVVWVAPGEESFSTVDSFHPEEVMTSGAGCHEVAWRLRRAMKHQYKREEVRRRQQDLALLVELTADYAESLDVEALLHDVTRRIAERLGVGRATLVMLDREGEGARVVAASDASGPQDVPIDLERYPEVREAARTGEPVVVEDAPHHPLFEGVQEELAVRDIHTLVALPLIITGEVRGVLLLRARGSDRRTFAPHDMDFLNTVAHSTAVALRNASLLLSVRGKTEREMSARIAAEAKAASLETYHLFFANVREGVAILDDRACVLSLNPAGEAILETSSEAAMGRHLVDITQPLDETVLMELVTAARRGESRSDVDMMVRLPGGRRLTLCFSAGPLEDGRRAIILSFRDVTQARLLADELHHTKDFLERLIDSSVDAIVAADMQGRIILFNKGAEAIFGYTAAQALGGLHVDQLYPQGVSRRIMRQLRGPDFGGRGRLEVCRQEVISRTGQLVPVNMTASIVHEGGREVASVGIFTDLRDRMALERKLSDVETRLEESEKNAVIVALAGTTAHELNQPLTSVMGYAELLKRKLKEEDAAYKPVDIIYREAERMAEIVRKIGRITRFETKAYMGSQQILDLDKASSNDD, via the coding sequence GTGTCCGTCTCCGAGTCCTCTCCTGGCGTCATCCTGGTGCCCGCGGTCCTGGCCACGCGCGAGCCGCTGAGGCAAGCGGTGGCCCGGGCGGGTTTCCAGTGCGTGGAGGCACCCGAGCAGGCCTCCCTTGTCCTGGCGGATCTCACCCTGCCCGAGGCGCACGCCGCCCTCACCGCGCTGATCGCCACGCCCGTGGGGGCGGCGCTCTCCGTCGTGGTGTGGGTGGCGCCGGGCGAGGAGTCCTTCTCCACCGTGGATTCGTTCCATCCCGAGGAAGTGATGACCTCCGGGGCGGGCTGCCATGAGGTCGCCTGGCGGCTGCGGCGCGCGATGAAGCACCAATACAAGCGCGAGGAGGTGCGGCGAAGGCAGCAGGACCTGGCGCTCCTGGTGGAGCTCACCGCGGACTACGCCGAGAGCCTCGATGTGGAGGCCCTGCTGCACGACGTCACCCGCCGGATCGCGGAGCGGCTCGGCGTGGGGCGGGCCACGCTGGTGATGTTGGACCGGGAGGGCGAGGGCGCGCGCGTGGTGGCCGCCAGCGATGCCTCGGGCCCCCAGGACGTTCCCATCGATCTGGAGCGCTACCCCGAGGTGCGCGAGGCGGCACGCACGGGCGAGCCCGTCGTCGTGGAGGACGCGCCGCACCATCCGCTGTTCGAGGGCGTGCAGGAGGAGCTGGCCGTGCGCGACATCCACACGCTCGTGGCGCTGCCCCTGATCATCACGGGCGAGGTGCGCGGGGTGTTGCTCCTGCGCGCCAGGGGGAGCGACCGGCGCACCTTCGCTCCCCACGACATGGACTTCCTCAACACGGTGGCCCACTCCACGGCGGTCGCCCTGCGCAACGCCTCGCTGCTCCTGTCGGTGCGCGGGAAGACCGAGCGCGAGATGTCCGCGCGCATCGCCGCCGAGGCCAAGGCCGCCTCGCTGGAGACCTACCACCTCTTCTTCGCCAACGTGCGCGAGGGCGTGGCCATCCTCGATGATCGGGCGTGCGTGCTCAGCCTCAACCCCGCGGGCGAGGCCATCCTGGAGACGTCCTCGGAGGCCGCCATGGGCCGTCACCTGGTGGACATCACCCAGCCATTGGACGAGACGGTGCTGATGGAGCTGGTGACGGCGGCCCGGCGCGGTGAGTCCCGCTCGGATGTGGACATGATGGTGCGCCTGCCCGGGGGCCGCCGCCTCACCCTGTGCTTCTCCGCGGGGCCCCTGGAGGATGGGCGGCGAGCCATCATCCTCTCCTTCCGGGACGTCACCCAGGCGCGCCTGCTGGCCGACGAGCTGCACCACACCAAGGACTTCCTGGAGCGGCTCATCGACTCTTCAGTGGACGCCATCGTCGCCGCGGACATGCAGGGCCGCATCATCCTCTTCAACAAGGGGGCCGAGGCCATCTTCGGTTACACCGCCGCGCAGGCGCTGGGGGGACTGCACGTGGACCAGCTCTACCCGCAGGGGGTGTCGCGGCGCATCATGCGCCAGTTGCGCGGCCCGGACTTCGGCGGGCGGGGTCGGCTGGAGGTATGTCGCCAGGAGGTCATCAGCCGGACCGGGCAGCTCGTGCCGGTGAACATGACGGCCTCCATCGTCCACGAGGGCGGCCGCGAGGTGGCCAGCGTGGGCATCTTCACGGACCTGCGCGACCGCATGGCGCTCGAGCGCAAGCTGTCGGACGTGGAGACGCGCCTGGAGGAGAGTGAGAAGAACGCCGTCATCGTCGCGCTGGCGGGCACCACCGCGCACGAGCTCAACCAACCCCTCACCTCGGTGATGGGCTACGCGGAGCTGCTCAAGCGCAAGCTCAAGGAGGAGGACGCCGCGTACAAGCCGGTGGACATCATCTATCGCGAGGCGGAACGCATGGCGGAGATCGTCCGCAAGATAGGCCGCATCACCCGCTTCGAGACGAAAGCCTACATGGGGTCGCAGCAGATCCTGGACCTCGACAAGGCCAGCTCCAATGACGACTGA